A stretch of DNA from Veillonellales bacterium:
CAAATCCCATTTCATGGGTGACCACGATCATCGTCATACCATCTTCTGCCAATCGCTTCATAACCAGCAGCACCTCTCCGACCAATTCAGGGTCCAAGGCCGAAGTCGGTTCGTCGAATAGCATAATTTGGGGATTCATCGCCAGCGCTCTGGCGATTGCCACCCGTTGCTGCTGTCCGCCTGACAATTCTTTAGGATAACTATCCCGCTTATCAGCCAGGCCTACTCGTCCTAATAAGCCAATTGCCTCCTGCTGTGCTTCATTCTTAGCCATCCCCTTCACAACAACCGGCGCTTCAATAACATTTTCCAGTACAGTTTTATGCGGAAAAAGATTAAAACGCTGAAATACCATACCTATTTTTATCCGCAGTACACTTAAATCGGTTTGAGCCGTCAGTTCCTGACCTTCGAAAAAAATTTTCCCCGACTGGATCGGTTCCAGACGGTTAATGCAGCGAAGTACCGTACTTTTACCGGAACCGCTGGGTCCAATAACAACAACCTTTTCTCCTTCGCAAAGATCAAGGTTAAAATTTTTTAATACTTCAACCTGACCAAAGGACTTACAAATATTATGCATTTCAACAATATGGCTCATCGTTATTCCATCCTTTTTTCCAGTTTATCGGCAATCACCATAAATACCGAATTCATAATTAAATAAAGAACGGCAATAACAGTATATACTTCAAAACTGCGGAAGGTAGTGTAAATCAGCTGCTCGCCGGTACGGAATAATTCTGTAATCGTGACCAGAGATGCAATCGATGAATTTTTCAGTGTCATAATGAACTGGTTTACCAAAGGAGGAATACAAATTTTGATCGCCTGCGGTCCGATAATTCTGACCATAGCCTGCCGGCGTTTCATTCCCAGTGATAAAGCT
This window harbors:
- a CDS encoding amino acid ABC transporter ATP-binding protein, with translation MVEMHNICKSFGQVEVLKNFNLDLCEGEKVVVIGPSGSGKSTVLRCINRLEPIQSGKIFFEGQELTAQTDLSVLRIKIGMVFQRFNLFPHKTVLENVIEAPVVVKGMAKNEAQQEAIGLLGRVGLADKRDSYPKELSGGQQQRVAIARALAMNPQIMLFDEPTSALDPELVGEVLLVMKRLAEDGMTMIVVTHEMGFAREVADQVIFMDQGSIIESGAPQDIFENAQQERTKTFLKRIRY